The following coding sequences lie in one Spinacia oleracea cultivar Varoflay chromosome 1, BTI_SOV_V1, whole genome shotgun sequence genomic window:
- the LOC110787147 gene encoding E3 ubiquitin-protein ligase RSL1-like has protein sequence MASSSNMDLFVDEAYLLALLNDEPLPISDEKYAEELHLQEALFSSSSIPSIHENFLFPTTKTEDENYENRERGESSESQLIFCGICMDYKQNSDIFNGLTNCNHSFCTDCIIKYVASKIRENCDMVKCPDPNCKLSIEPENCRSILAKEVFVRWENALFEAMIPGGQKFYCPYKNCSVLMVDDGGVEVRESECPNCRRLFCARCKVPWHDGVTCEEFDVLGKDEREKEDIMVMKLAKGKQWRRCPNCRIYVEKTDGCLHITCRCRNEFCYQCGDKWSSSHAH, from the exons ATGGCTTCTTCATCAAATATGGATTTGTTTGTTGATGAAGCTTATCTTTTAGCATTACTCAACGATGAACCCCTTCCGATATCGGATGAGAAATACGCTGAAGAATTACACCTTCAAGAAGCTCTTTTCTCCTCTTCTTCAATTCCTTCAATTCATGAGAACTTTCTGTTTCCAACCACAAAAACAGAGGATGAGAATTATGAAAACAGAGAGAGGGGTGAATCGTCTGAATCCCAACTCATTTTCTGTGGAATTTGCATGGATTACAAGCAAAATTCAGATATTTTCAACGGATTAACAAATTGTAATCATTCATTTTGCACTGATTGCATAATCAAGTACGTCGCATCGAAGATTAGGGAAAACTGTGATATGGTAAAATGCCCTGATCCCAACTGCAAGCTATCTATAGAACCAGAAAATTGCAGGTCAATTTTAGCCAAGGAAGTGTTTGTGAGGTGGGAAAATGCTCTTTTTGAAGCAATGATTCCTGGGGGTCAGAAATTTTACTGTCCATACAAGAATTGCTCTGTTTTAATGGTGGATGATGGTGGGGTGGAGGTGAGAGAATCCGAGTGTCCCAATTGCAGGAGGTTGTTTTGTGCAAGGTGCAAAGTTCCGTGGCATGACGGCGTAACTTGCGAAGAGTTTGATGTGTTGGGGAAAGATGAGAGAGAGAAGGAGGATATAATGGTGATGAAGCTTGCTAAGGGTAAACAATGGAGGAGATGCCCTAATTGTAGGATTTACGTGGAGAAGACTGATGGTTGTCTTCATATTACTTGCAG GTGTCGTAATGAATTTTGCTATCAATGTGGAGATAAGTGGAGCAGCAGTCATGCACATTGA
- the LOC110787146 gene encoding NAC domain-containing protein 1-like yields the protein MIMAASSINEEQDYWNSIPRGFHFEPLDEELITHYLMPKVKGHPLPPNKIHTVHLYGEHDPWVLGEFYAEESENTWYYFTQRERKYENGKRPSRSAGNGYWKIVGKDAQIKNTQGNVIGFRNSLTFCIGKQPHGKTTSWHMQEFRLCDTSDQQDKIVVTKPKPKKPKRDASHSNETVKSSPKNMLDGWVVCKVYYLEKDKRSTNSSPVIEEEHQGVQISSEEHTQYNEETPELNHEIEDTITSYFPTSISNQNNMFLQQPDISQVTPFNLINEQDMSYVCGYIVKSETGRNSQAKHSTTRINKFG from the exons ATGATCATGGCTGCATCTTCGATAAACGAAGAACAAGATTACTGGAATTCGATTCCTAGAGGTTTTCATTTTGAACCACTAGATGAAGAATTGATTACTCATTACCTAATGCCTAAAGTTAAAGGCCACCCATTGCCGCCAAATAAAATACACACCGTTCACCTGTACGGAGAACACGATCCCTGGGTGCTTGGAG AGTTTTACGCAGAAGAAAGTGAAAATACCTGGTATTACTTTACACAACGAGAAAGGAAatatgaaaatggaaagaggcCAAGTAGATCAGCAGGTAATGGTTATTGGAAGATCGTTGGAAAGGATGCACAAATCAAGAATACACAAGGAAATGTTATTGGTTTTAGGAATTCTTTAACATTCTGTATTGGGAAACAACCTCATGGTAAGACAACATCTTGGCATATGCAAGAGTTTAGACTGTGTGATACTTCAGATCAACAAGATAAGATCGTAGTGACGAAGCCGAAACCGAAAAAACCTAAAAGAGATGCTAGCCATAGTAATGAAACCGTCAAGTCCAGTCCCAAAAATATG TTGGATGGTTGGGTGGTATGCAAAGTTTATTACCTGGAAAAAGATAAGAGGAGTACGAATTCGAGCCCGGTTATTGAAGAGGAGCACCAAGGGGTACAAATTTCAAGTGAAGAACATACTCAATATAATGAAGAAACTCCCGAATTAAACCATGAAATTGAAGATACAATTACAAGTTATTTTCCCACTAGTATAAGCAACCAAAACAATATGTTTCTCCAACAACCAGACATATCGCAGGTAACACCTTTTAATTTGATAAATGAACAAGATATGTCATATGTGTGTGGGTACATTGTTAAGTCCGAGACTGGAAGAAATTCCCAGGCAAAACATTCAACAACCAGAATTAACAAATTTGGCTAG
- the LOC110787210 gene encoding AT-rich interactive domain-containing protein 4, with translation MMLHNSSNGNIQGSLKQSCSVLAVLCDSSKLREWETEDRLQYPFTELESFSRLEVRTLRNPSLDEFGRTLELLKPNIVYLQGQLLPNDEIGSIVWDGVDLSDAEVISELFNHVLPTTVYLEIPNGENLADAIHSKGVPYVIFWRNPFSCYAADHFRYALFSVVQSTPCHTWDAFQLAHASFGLYCIRNDAVVPRNSQKAGGKLGPSLLGEAPVIEVALPEVDEGDDEEGSGSNVSAVKIHDDEVSVRFLICGVACSLDAYLLGCLEDGLNALLGIEMRGSKLQNRFSAPPPPLQAGTFSRGVVTMRCDISTCTAAHISVLVSGSAQTCFDDQQLENHIKKEAIERSQLIQALPSSEENKMPSSEPRTSVSIACGATVFEVCLKAPSWALQVLRQLAPETSYRSLVALGIASIQGLAVASFQRDDADRLLFFCTRQEKDRHPHNDDLSAPPRWLRPPPPSRKISGIGQGSSPCSHDCHLSTTKAEQEDKETRFFNGSNSPVFPILQKLKVAAMRPIPQTNIRKMMPFVGIVQADNYDTGQLKLSSPALPSTKHSVLASNPAPNRRSSNTFQAKQIISLNPIPMKKHGCGRSPIQLCSEDEFLKDVMQFLMHRGHSRLIPQGGLAEFPDAILNSKRLDLYNLYREVVSRGGFHVGNGINWKGQVFSKMRNYTATNKMTGVGNTLKRHYETYLLEYELSHEDVDGECCLLCHSSAAGDWVNCSICGEWAHFGCDRRQGLGAFKDYAKTDGLEYICPHCSVTNFRKKLQKTSNGFSENLAYSRHV, from the exons ATGATGTTGCATAACAGTAGCAATGGTAATATTCAGGGAAGTTTGAAGCAAAGTTGTAGTGTTCTAGCAGTTTTATGTGATAGTAGTAAGCTTAGAGAGTGGGAAACTGAGGATCGGCTGCAATACCCTTTCACTGAGCTTGAATCTTTTAGCCGCTTAGAG GTTAGGACACTTAGAAATCCGAGCTTGGATGAGTTTGGGAGGACCCTTGAGTTGTTGAAGCCGAATATTGTGTACCTGCAAGGGCAGTTGTTGCCAAATGATGAAATCGGGTCTATAGTGTGGGATGGTGTTGATTTATCTGATGCTGAAGTGATATCTGAGCTTTTTAATCATGTATTGCCTACCACG GTTTATTTGGAGATCCCAAATGGTGAAAATTTGGCAGATGCTATTCATTCTAAG GGGGTACCCTATGTTATATTTTGGCGGAATCCATTTTCTTGCTATGCTGCTGATCATTTCCGATATGCATTATTTTCAGTTGTACAGAG TACGCCATGCCATACCTGGGATGCTTTCCAACTGGCTCATGCATCATTTGGGCTTTATTGCATTCGGAACGATGCAGTGGTTCCAAGGAACAGCCAAAAGGCTGGTGGTAAGCTGGGTCCATCTCTTCTTGGCGAGGCTCCTGTTATTGAAGTTGCTCTGCCCGAGGTTGATGAGGGTGATGATGAAGAAGGCTCCGGGAGTAATGTTTCTGCTGTTAAGATCCATGATGATGAAGTGAGCGTGAGATTTTTGATATGTGGGGTGGCATGCTCGTTG GATGCATATTTGTTGGGATGTTTGGAGGATGGACTGAACGCACTTTTGGGTATAGAA ATGCGAGGGAGCAAGCTTCAGAACCGGTTCAG tgccccaccaccaccactgcaAGCAGGTACATTCTCACGTGGTGTTGTGACCATGAGATGTGATATATCTACCTGTACTGCTGCCCATATTTCTGTCCTGGTATCTGGGAGTGCGCAAACGTGCTTCGATGATCAG CAATTGGAAAATCATATAAAGAAGGAGGCCATTGAAAGAAGTCAGCTCATACAGGCACTGCCCTCTTCAGAAGAAAATAAAATGCCTTCATCAGAGCCTCGGACATCTGTCTCAATTGCTTGCGGAGCAACAGTTTTTGAAGTATGCTTGAAAGCACCGTCATGGGCTTTGCAG GTATTGCGGCAGCTGGCGCCGGAGACATCTTACCGTAGTCTAGTAGCCCTTGGAATTGCAAGCATTCAAGGACTGGCAGTTGCTTCGTTTCAGAGAGATGACGCTGATCGTCTTCTTTTTTTCTGCACAAGACAGGAGAAAGATAGGCATCCACATAATGATGATCTCTCTGCTCCACCTAGGTGGCTTAGACCACCTCCTCCAAGCAGAAAGATTTCTGGAATAGGTCAAGGATCAAGCCCTTGTTCACATGACTGTCACCTGTCTACAACAAAAGCTGAACAAGAAGATAAAGAAACTAGATTCTTTAATGGGAGTAATAGTCCAGTTTTTCCCATCCTGCAGAAGCTAAAAGTAGCAGCAATGAGGCCCATACCTCAAACTAATATTCGAAAAATGATGCCTTTTGTGGGGATAGTGCAAGCAGATAACTACGATACTGGCCAACTGAAGCTCAGCTCGCCAGCTCTTCCATCAACCAAGCATAGTGTTTTGGCATCAAATCCTGCACCAAATAGAAGGTCATCTAACACTTTTCAGGCTAAGCAGATCATTTCCTTAAATCCAATACCTATGAAGAAGCATGGTTGTGGCAGATCACCTATCCAGTTATGCTCAGAG GACGAGTTCTTAAAGGATGTAATGCAATTTCTTATGCATCGCGGACACAGTCGGCTCATCCCTCAAGGTGGGCTAGCAGAGTTCCCTGATGCCATTCTCAACTCCAAGCGTCTGGATCTATACAACTTGTACAGAGAG GTTGTTTCAAGAGGAGGTTTTCATGTGGGTAATGGAATCAACTGGAAAGGACAAGTTTTTTCGAAGATGCGAAATTACACCGCAACCAATAAAATGACT GGTGTTGGAAACACTCTTAAACGACATTACGAAACATACTTGCTGGAATACGAATTATCTCACGAAGATGTAGATGGAGAATGTTGCTTGCTATGCCACAG TAGCGCAGCTGGTGACTGGGTCAACTGTAGCATATGCGGGGAGTGGGCCCACTTTGGTTGTGATAGACGGCAAGGTCTTGGCGCCTTTAAG GATTATGCAAAAACAGACGGATTAGAGTATATTTGTCCTCATTGCAGTGTCACAAATTTCAGAAAGAAGTTGCAGAAGACTTCAAACGGTTTTTCAGAGAATCTTGCATATTCAAGACATGTGTGA
- the LOC110787209 gene encoding FCS-Like Zinc finger 17 → MVLSSVGRKKEGEISSGLRIVMLQVSEIEYSNIVVKSGLRSLTRTPISSSSPITSSSYSDFDHGFLKSCHLCKKPLSLDKDVYMYRGEQGFCSIECRSRQIMVDEMKEIDAKITNKRLIAGPTPTIDCVGCETCRLLEDLRRRRQHRSNNLKPLISSTRHQQPLLSFS, encoded by the exons ATGGTTTTATCATCAGTAGGAAGAAAAAAAGAGGGTGAAATTTCATCAGGGCTACGAATTGTAATGCTGCAAGTTTCAGAGATTGAGTATTCTAATATTGTGGTTAAATCTGGATTAAGGTCGTTAACTAGAACTCCCATCAGTTCATCATCACCCATCACCAGTTCATCATATAGTGATTTTGATCATGGTTTTCTCAAATCATGCCATTTATGCAAGAAGCCTCTTTCCCTTGATAAAGATGTTTACATGTACAG ggGTGAGCAGGGATTTTGTAGCATAGAATGTAGGAGCAGGCAGATAATGGTTGACGAGATGAAAGAGATCGATGCCAAGATCACCAACAAGAGGCTCATTGCGGGTCCAACTCCTACTATAGATTGTGTTGGATGTGAGACTTGTAGGCTATTAGAGGATCTTCGACGGCGTCGACAACACCGTAGTAATAACCTTAAACCATTAATCTCTTCTACTAGACACCAACAACCTTTACTCTCTTTTTCATAG
- the LOC110787165 gene encoding uncharacterized protein isoform X1 yields the protein MELQGNVDDDDQPPSTLVRQFYFPKVDMFYPDPDLLAKLNKAKELKKQLLAEKTSLSRKIRSLKHNIEVLYLGDNGRQYWYQDEIRTIKECRSLLFKHWPETMNEDLEEESDPAIEWGEISERIESPIRSWEDQLGRGETNSERV from the exons ATGGAGTTGCAAG GTAATGTAGATGATGATGATCAACCGCCAAGTACGCTAGTTCGTCAATTTTATTTTCCCAAAGTCGATATGTTTTACCCAGATCCTGATTTGCTAGCAAAGCTAAACAAGGCCAAGGAGTTAAAGAAACAACTTCTTGCGGAGAAAACAAGTTTGTCCCGAAAAATACGATCTTTAAAG CATAATATAGAAGTATTGTATCTGGGCGATAATGGTCGTCAATATTGGTACCAAGATGAAATCCGCACGATTAAAGAATGCCGAAGTTTACTTTTCAAGCATTGGCCTGAAACcatg AACGAAGACCTCGAGGAAGAATCAGATCCGGCAATAGAGTGGGGTGAAATCTCAGAGAGAATTGAGTCTCCAATTAGGTCATGGGAAGACCAATTGGGCAGAGGAGAAACGAATTCTGAAAGAGTTTGA
- the LOC110787165 gene encoding uncharacterized protein isoform X2, protein MELQGNVDDDDQPPSTLVRQFYFPKVDMFYPDPDLLAKLNKAKELKKQLLAEKTSLSRKIRSLKHNIEVLYLGDNGRQYWYQDEIRTIKECRSLLFKHWPETMVTERRPRGRIRSGNRVG, encoded by the exons ATGGAGTTGCAAG GTAATGTAGATGATGATGATCAACCGCCAAGTACGCTAGTTCGTCAATTTTATTTTCCCAAAGTCGATATGTTTTACCCAGATCCTGATTTGCTAGCAAAGCTAAACAAGGCCAAGGAGTTAAAGAAACAACTTCTTGCGGAGAAAACAAGTTTGTCCCGAAAAATACGATCTTTAAAG CATAATATAGAAGTATTGTATCTGGGCGATAATGGTCGTCAATATTGGTACCAAGATGAAATCCGCACGATTAAAGAATGCCGAAGTTTACTTTTCAAGCATTGGCCTGAAACcatggtaactg AACGAAGACCTCGAGGAAGAATCAGATCCGGCAATAGAGTGGGGTGA
- the LOC130466225 gene encoding uncharacterized protein: MSMARFSVINKNLLLLRKCSRQTYASIASDGMKIQTTTSSTLKNKASEASEKIAENNNNNMPKKEQVYWMRDPRSGNWVPETHFDEVDVVELRHKLLFNKQG, encoded by the exons ATGTCTATGGCTAGGTTTTCTGTCATCAACAAGAATCTTCTGCTTTTAAG AAAATGCAGTAGACAAACATATGCGTCAATTGCAAGTGATGGTATGAAAATTCAAACTACAACTAGTTCTACATTAAAGAACAAGGCATCTGAAGCAAGCGAGAAAATagctgaaaataataataataatatgccGAAAAAAGAACAAGTATATTGGATGAGAGATCCTAGAAGTGGAAACTGGGTTCCAGAGACTCACTTTGATGAAGTTGATGTGGTTGAGCTTAGGCACAAACTCCTTTTCAACAAACAAGGATAG